Proteins found in one Serinicoccus marinus DSM 15273 genomic segment:
- the ppdK gene encoding pyruvate, phosphate dikinase, with translation MAGQEQTYLYDMSEGDAQMRSLLGGKGANLAEMKRLGIPVPDGFTVSTAACIATMESGGEWPENLWEDVLSSLERLEERTGRSLGGDAEGRNPLLLSVRSGAVVSMPGMMDTILNLGIGDDTVEALAAEADNPRFAWDSYRRFLQMYGEVVEGVAPHAYEDELTALKSRRGVEQDTELTTEDLRELVETFKDVSRRELGRDLPTDPRDQLKGAISAVFDSWDTPRARVYRRANDIPDDLGTAVNVMQMVFGNRGDTSATGVCFTRNPSTGGKELYGEFLLNAQGEDVVAGIRTPKSLAEMEQVLPEAYEQLLQTMRDLEAHYKDMQDIEFTVEDGTLYLLQTRNGKRTAAAALRVARDMVSEGVLTQEEALERVEPSQLDQLLHPAIDPEHGKEPLVKGLPASPGAAVGEIVFDADTAAQRGGAGDPVVLVRYETTPDDIHGVIVAQGVLTAHGGMTSHAAVVARGMGKPCVAGASGIRINTAEKTLSVGDRTFSEGDQITLDGSTGEVYGEALELVPPQINEDFEAIVTWADEVRRLGVRANADTGEDAAKARELGAEGIGLCRTEHMFMASDRLPAVRRMILADTEEERAAALEEILPMQQEDFEAIFTAMTGLPVTVRLLDPPLHEFLPDLVEQSLLVQRLELTDGDAEELASARTLLAQVKRLHEQNPMLGTRGCRLAMLYPEIPEMQTRAIVRAALAVREREGETAGVEIMIPLVAYAAELKAQREVVERAVAEELEGAGAQLDVTVGTMIELPRAAVVADQIAEHADFFSFGTNDLTQTGIGISRDDAEGGFLGAYVRDEVIPHNPFESIDRDGVGGLVRIGAERGRSTKPELKLGVCGEHGGDPASIGLFEELGLSYVSCSPYRVPIARFSAARAVLSQREGAEVRTDG, from the coding sequence ATGGCCGGGCAGGAACAGACCTACCTCTACGACATGTCCGAGGGCGACGCGCAGATGCGCTCCCTCCTCGGCGGCAAGGGCGCCAACCTGGCGGAGATGAAGCGCCTGGGCATCCCCGTCCCGGACGGCTTCACCGTGAGCACCGCCGCCTGCATCGCCACGATGGAGTCCGGCGGCGAGTGGCCCGAGAACCTCTGGGAGGACGTGCTGTCCTCGCTGGAGCGGCTGGAGGAGCGCACCGGCCGCTCGCTCGGGGGCGATGCCGAGGGACGCAACCCGCTGCTCCTGTCGGTCCGCTCCGGTGCCGTCGTCTCGATGCCCGGGATGATGGACACCATCCTCAACCTCGGGATCGGCGACGACACGGTCGAGGCGCTCGCCGCCGAGGCCGACAACCCCCGCTTCGCCTGGGACTCCTACCGCCGCTTCCTACAGATGTACGGCGAGGTCGTCGAGGGGGTCGCCCCGCACGCCTACGAGGACGAGCTCACCGCGCTGAAGTCGCGCCGCGGTGTGGAGCAGGACACCGAGCTGACCACCGAGGACCTGCGCGAGCTCGTCGAGACGTTCAAGGACGTCTCCCGCCGCGAGCTCGGCCGGGACCTGCCGACCGACCCCCGCGACCAGCTCAAGGGCGCGATCTCCGCTGTCTTCGACTCGTGGGACACCCCGCGGGCTCGCGTCTACCGGCGCGCCAACGACATCCCCGACGACCTCGGCACCGCGGTCAACGTCATGCAGATGGTCTTCGGCAACCGTGGCGACACCTCGGCCACCGGCGTGTGCTTCACCCGCAACCCCTCCACCGGCGGCAAGGAGCTCTACGGCGAGTTCCTGCTCAACGCCCAGGGCGAGGACGTCGTCGCCGGCATCCGCACGCCCAAGTCGCTGGCCGAGATGGAGCAGGTGCTGCCCGAGGCCTACGAGCAGCTGCTGCAGACCATGCGCGACCTCGAGGCGCACTACAAGGACATGCAGGACATCGAGTTCACCGTCGAGGACGGCACGCTCTACCTGCTCCAGACCCGCAACGGCAAGCGCACCGCCGCGGCGGCCCTGCGCGTCGCGCGCGACATGGTCTCCGAGGGCGTGCTGACGCAGGAGGAGGCGCTGGAGCGGGTCGAGCCGAGCCAGCTGGACCAGCTGCTCCACCCGGCCATCGACCCCGAGCACGGCAAGGAGCCGCTGGTCAAGGGCCTGCCCGCCTCTCCCGGCGCGGCCGTCGGCGAGATCGTCTTCGACGCCGACACCGCGGCGCAGCGCGGCGGCGCCGGCGACCCGGTCGTCCTCGTGCGCTACGAGACGACGCCGGACGACATCCACGGCGTCATCGTCGCCCAGGGCGTCCTCACCGCCCACGGCGGGATGACCTCGCACGCCGCCGTCGTCGCCCGCGGCATGGGCAAGCCCTGCGTCGCCGGCGCGAGCGGCATCCGCATCAACACGGCCGAGAAGACGCTGTCCGTCGGCGACCGGACCTTCTCCGAGGGCGACCAGATCACGCTGGACGGCTCCACCGGCGAGGTCTACGGCGAGGCGCTGGAGCTGGTGCCGCCGCAGATCAACGAGGACTTCGAGGCGATCGTCACCTGGGCCGACGAGGTGCGCCGGCTCGGGGTGCGCGCCAACGCCGACACCGGCGAGGACGCGGCGAAGGCCCGCGAGCTCGGCGCGGAGGGCATCGGGCTGTGCCGCACCGAGCACATGTTCATGGCCAGCGACCGGCTGCCGGCCGTCCGGCGGATGATCCTCGCCGACACCGAGGAGGAGCGGGCCGCGGCCCTGGAGGAGATCCTGCCGATGCAGCAGGAGGACTTCGAGGCCATCTTCACGGCGATGACGGGGCTGCCGGTGACGGTGCGCCTGCTCGACCCGCCGCTGCACGAGTTCCTCCCCGACCTCGTCGAACAGTCGCTGCTCGTCCAGCGGCTCGAGCTCACCGACGGCGACGCCGAGGAGCTGGCCTCCGCCCGGACGCTGCTCGCCCAGGTCAAGAGGCTGCACGAGCAGAACCCCATGCTGGGCACCCGCGGCTGCCGGCTCGCCATGCTCTACCCCGAGATCCCGGAGATGCAGACCCGCGCCATCGTGCGCGCCGCCCTGGCCGTGCGCGAGCGCGAGGGCGAGACGGCCGGCGTGGAGATCATGATCCCGCTCGTCGCCTACGCCGCCGAGCTGAAGGCCCAGCGCGAGGTGGTCGAGCGCGCGGTCGCCGAGGAGCTGGAGGGCGCCGGCGCCCAGCTGGACGTCACCGTCGGCACGATGATCGAGCTGCCGCGGGCCGCCGTGGTCGCCGACCAGATCGCCGAGCACGCCGACTTCTTCTCCTTCGGCACCAACGACCTCACCCAGACCGGCATCGGCATCTCCCGGGACGACGCCGAGGGCGGCTTCCTCGGCGCCTACGTGCGCGACGAGGTCATCCCGCACAACCCGTTCGAGTCGATCGACCGGGACGGCGTCGGCGGGCTGGTCCGGATCGGCGCCGAGCGCGGCCGCAGCACGAAGCCCGAGCTCAAGCTCGGCGTCTGCGGCGAGCACGGCGGCGACCCGGCCTCGATCGGACTCTTCGAGGAGCTCGGTCTGAGCTACGTCTCCTGCTCGCCCTACCGCGTGCCCATCGCGCGCTTCTCGGCCGCCCGCGCCGTGCTGAGCCAGCGGGAGGGCGCCGAGGTGCGCACCGACGGCTGA
- a CDS encoding WhiB family transcriptional regulator gives MDWRNRAACLEEDPELFFPIGNTGPALQQIEEAKAVCRTCPVIDTCLKWALETGQDAGVWGGLSEDERRALKRRKARARRAS, from the coding sequence ATGGACTGGCGCAACCGCGCGGCGTGCCTCGAGGAAGACCCCGAGCTCTTCTTCCCGATCGGCAACACCGGGCCGGCGCTGCAGCAGATCGAGGAGGCCAAGGCCGTCTGCCGCACCTGCCCGGTGATCGACACCTGCCTGAAGTGGGCGCTCGAGACCGGCCAGGACGCCGGCGTGTGGGGAGGGCTCTCCGAGGACGAGCGCCGCGCCCTCAAGCGACGCAAGGCACGCGCCCGCCGCGCCAGCTGA
- a CDS encoding amidohydrolase yields the protein MSSSSPSLAVVGARVVPVEGEVIEDGTVLVREGRIAAVGPRTEVDLPDGVEVVDAAGGWLLPGLIDAHVHLGVWEEGEGWAGVDGNEATDPVMAAARAIDAINPREQGFDDALGAGVTTVNVNPGSANPIGGQAVALKTYGRYVDEMVLRNPSGVKAALGENPKRVYGDQQKTPSTRLGVALVLRKAFAAARSYQARQAASETPVDTDLVSEILVQVLEREIPWRQHCHRADDIATAIRLSEEFGYRLVLDHGTEAYLLADVVAEHDIPVLYGPMIVSRSKVEVRNRTPRAPGILDRAGVAVSIITDHPVVPIDHLITQVALAVREGMDRDAALRSVTINPARVLGVEERVGSLAVGKDADLAWWSGDPLDLQSRVLRTWIDGVEVYTYDQEAGTGSVRPR from the coding sequence GTGAGCAGCAGCAGCCCGAGCCTGGCCGTCGTCGGCGCCCGCGTCGTTCCCGTCGAGGGCGAGGTGATCGAGGACGGGACGGTGCTCGTGCGCGAGGGCCGCATCGCGGCGGTCGGTCCGCGCACGGAGGTGGACCTCCCCGACGGCGTCGAGGTCGTCGACGCCGCCGGTGGGTGGCTCCTGCCCGGCCTCATCGACGCGCACGTCCACCTCGGCGTCTGGGAGGAGGGCGAGGGCTGGGCCGGCGTCGACGGCAACGAGGCGACCGACCCGGTCATGGCCGCGGCGCGGGCCATCGATGCCATCAACCCGCGGGAGCAGGGCTTCGACGACGCGCTCGGAGCCGGGGTCACGACGGTCAACGTCAACCCCGGTTCGGCCAACCCCATCGGGGGTCAGGCGGTGGCGCTCAAGACCTACGGTCGCTACGTCGACGAGATGGTGCTCCGCAACCCCTCGGGCGTCAAGGCAGCCCTGGGGGAGAACCCGAAGCGGGTCTACGGCGACCAGCAGAAGACGCCGTCGACCCGGCTCGGTGTCGCGCTGGTGCTGCGCAAGGCCTTCGCCGCCGCCCGCAGCTACCAGGCCAGGCAGGCCGCGTCGGAGACCCCGGTCGACACGGACCTGGTCAGCGAGATCCTGGTGCAGGTGCTCGAGCGCGAGATCCCCTGGCGTCAGCACTGCCACCGCGCCGACGACATCGCGACGGCGATCCGGCTCTCCGAGGAGTTCGGCTACCGCCTGGTGCTGGACCACGGGACCGAGGCCTATCTGCTCGCCGACGTCGTCGCCGAGCACGACATCCCGGTCCTCTACGGCCCGATGATCGTGAGCCGGTCCAAGGTCGAGGTCCGGAACCGCACCCCGCGGGCCCCGGGCATCCTGGACCGGGCCGGCGTGGCGGTCTCGATCATCACCGACCACCCGGTCGTGCCGATCGACCACCTCATCACCCAGGTCGCCCTGGCCGTGCGCGAGGGGATGGACCGTGACGCCGCTCTGCGCTCGGTCACCATCAACCCGGCGCGGGTGCTCGGGGTCGAGGAGCGGGTCGGCTCGCTGGCGGTCGGCAAGGACGCGGACCTGGCGTGGTGGTCGGGGGACCCGCTGGACCTCCAGTCCCGCGTGCTGCGCACCTGGATCGATGGCGTCGAGGTCTACACCTACGACCAGGAAGCGGGCACGGGCAGCGTCCGGCCCCGCTGA
- a CDS encoding pyruvate, water dikinase regulatory protein: MARPPIELHIIADSTGDTAARVARAAAAQFHDHDIRIVRHPRQTSLDGLHDSFARMRPDQVRTVVFSTVVDEALRLRVTQLCEEHGVPHADLLEPAVTALTAVTGQDPERVVRPVGVGEDYFKRVAAMEFAIANDDGNLSNHLREADIVLIGVSRTGKTPLSMYLGYLGYRTANIALVPGIAPPEQLFDVQRWKIVGLTIDPERLQQIRGRRVRAMGSTQGHRDGYTDLVRIFDELDEVAQLQRSLGCPVIETTDLALEEAGARHRGGAASP; encoded by the coding sequence ATGGCGCGCCCCCCGATCGAGCTGCACATCATCGCCGACTCCACCGGCGACACCGCCGCCCGCGTGGCCCGCGCGGCCGCGGCACAGTTCCACGACCACGACATCCGCATCGTGCGCCACCCACGGCAGACGTCGTTGGACGGGCTGCACGACTCCTTCGCCCGCATGCGTCCGGACCAGGTGCGCACCGTCGTCTTCTCCACCGTCGTCGACGAGGCCCTGCGGCTGCGGGTGACCCAGCTCTGCGAGGAGCATGGGGTGCCGCACGCCGACCTGCTCGAGCCCGCCGTGACGGCGCTCACCGCGGTCACCGGGCAGGACCCGGAGCGGGTGGTGCGCCCGGTGGGGGTGGGCGAGGACTACTTCAAGCGGGTCGCGGCGATGGAGTTCGCCATCGCCAACGACGACGGCAACCTGTCCAACCACCTGCGCGAGGCCGACATCGTGCTCATCGGGGTGAGCCGCACCGGCAAGACGCCGCTGTCGATGTATCTCGGCTACCTGGGCTACCGCACCGCCAACATCGCGCTCGTCCCCGGCATCGCGCCGCCCGAGCAGCTCTTCGACGTCCAGCGGTGGAAGATCGTCGGGCTGACCATCGACCCCGAGCGGCTGCAGCAGATTCGGGGCCGCCGGGTGCGGGCCATGGGCAGCACCCAGGGCCATCGCGACGGCTACACCGACCTGGTGAGGATCTTCGACGAGCTGGACGAGGTCGCCCAGCTCCAGCGGAGCCTGGGCTGCCCGGTGATCGAGACGACCGACCTGGCGCTGGAGGAGGCGGGGGCGCGTCATCGAGGTGGTGCAGCGTCGCCGTGA
- a CDS encoding sensor histidine kinase produces the protein MAVLRETLSRSSMSGADVDWVHRLVGDWQMLADLAFADLTLWLPVQRDDAADPHVSPWFLAAHARPSTGPNFYHDDVIGQTPGEGRQRLLTQVMDSGLPMTPDEVGFVREQYVPVVRTGRPIAVLVRHTDLQNMRQQGGLEVNYLQISQQLFSMIAEGAFPMDHTATGVGRGTPRVGDGVLRLTAEGIIDYASPNAVSALRRLGHTDHVNGADLAQIVSARLMPGSSVDETVPLVLTGRAPWGTEIETGAMNLTLRSVPLTRGGERVGALLLLRDVSEIRRRERELLSKEATIREIHHRVKNNLQTVAALLRLQSRRLDDPKAQEALAEAGRRLSTVALVHDTLSQGFSERVDFDDVATRMLRATVEVASTQAVVEPVLEGSFGWLPPDDATHLAMILAELVHNAVEHGFEEGEERGGGYRVVVSAHRHRDNEAGEDLLEVRVADNGTGYAPSGAERHGLGTQIVEALISDLRGQISWETAKPHGTVVRFTVRLRGSVTA, from the coding sequence GTGGCTGTTCTGCGGGAGACCCTGTCGCGTTCCTCGATGTCCGGCGCGGACGTCGACTGGGTGCACCGGTTGGTGGGTGACTGGCAGATGCTGGCCGACCTGGCCTTCGCCGACCTGACGCTGTGGTTGCCGGTGCAGCGGGACGACGCCGCGGACCCGCACGTCTCCCCGTGGTTCCTCGCGGCGCACGCCCGTCCTTCGACGGGACCCAACTTCTACCACGACGACGTCATCGGGCAGACGCCCGGCGAGGGCCGGCAGCGGCTCCTGACGCAGGTCATGGACAGCGGCCTGCCGATGACCCCCGACGAGGTCGGCTTCGTCCGGGAGCAGTACGTCCCCGTCGTGCGCACCGGGCGGCCCATCGCCGTCCTGGTCCGGCACACCGACCTGCAGAACATGCGTCAGCAGGGCGGCCTGGAGGTCAACTACCTCCAGATCAGCCAGCAGCTGTTCTCGATGATCGCCGAGGGCGCCTTCCCCATGGACCACACCGCGACCGGGGTGGGCCGTGGCACGCCCCGCGTGGGTGACGGGGTGCTGCGGCTCACGGCGGAGGGGATCATCGACTACGCCAGCCCCAACGCGGTCTCGGCGTTGCGACGGCTCGGGCACACCGACCACGTCAACGGCGCGGACCTGGCGCAGATCGTCTCGGCCCGGCTGATGCCCGGCTCCAGCGTCGACGAGACCGTCCCGCTGGTGCTCACCGGTCGGGCGCCGTGGGGGACCGAGATCGAGACCGGCGCCATGAACCTCACGCTGCGGTCGGTGCCGCTCACCCGGGGCGGCGAGCGGGTCGGGGCGCTGCTGCTCCTGCGGGACGTCAGCGAGATCCGTCGGCGGGAGCGTGAGCTGCTGAGCAAGGAGGCGACGATCCGGGAGATCCACCACCGGGTCAAGAACAACCTGCAGACCGTGGCGGCGCTGCTGCGGCTGCAGTCCCGGCGGCTGGACGACCCGAAGGCGCAGGAGGCGCTCGCCGAGGCGGGACGTCGGCTGTCGACGGTGGCCCTCGTGCACGACACCCTCAGCCAGGGCTTCAGCGAGCGGGTCGACTTCGACGACGTCGCCACCCGCATGCTGCGGGCCACGGTGGAGGTCGCCTCGACCCAGGCCGTGGTGGAGCCGGTGCTCGAGGGGTCCTTCGGCTGGCTGCCCCCGGACGACGCGACGCACCTGGCGATGATCCTGGCCGAGCTCGTCCACAACGCGGTCGAGCACGGCTTCGAGGAGGGGGAGGAGCGTGGCGGGGGCTACCGGGTCGTGGTGAGCGCGCACCGGCACCGGGACAACGAGGCCGGTGAGGACCTCCTCGAGGTGCGCGTCGCGGACAACGGCACGGGGTATGCGCCCTCCGGCGCCGAGCGTCACGGCCTGGGTACGCAGATCGTCGAGGCCCTCATCAGCGACCTGCGGGGACAGATCAGCTGGGAGACGGCGAAGCCGCACGGGACCGTCGTGCGGTTCACCGTGCGGCTTCGCGGGTCCGTCACCGCCTGA
- a CDS encoding (2Fe-2S)-binding protein — translation MPATAPAGLLPSLQDLGGFFALADPAGEHGDALPWVEVLSHERLAARAADVRAAIAASSGIPLEDVDPKVAMSALQVGLASRLWSVTMAGAVLHDWVPDLAAENLVASPGHRGPVPLGLRDPDRGYAVRGTDEATRVVGEVVLEDGLAALDAGCARVGPVSAQVLRSNSASSLVGAARVLSALRPAAATSAWALARALLGHPGLAPGGRVVERAGLPEGTGGAMQQPEEAFLRRGCCLFDRLPGHGLCPDCVRAERRPDLVTPGH, via the coding sequence ATGCCCGCGACGGCCCCGGCCGGGCTGCTGCCGAGCCTGCAGGACCTCGGCGGCTTCTTCGCCCTCGCCGACCCGGCCGGGGAGCACGGGGACGCCCTGCCCTGGGTGGAGGTGCTCAGCCACGAGCGGCTGGCGGCGCGCGCCGCGGACGTGCGGGCGGCGATCGCCGCCTCCAGCGGCATACCTCTGGAGGACGTCGATCCCAAGGTCGCGATGTCGGCGCTGCAGGTCGGCCTCGCCTCCCGACTGTGGTCGGTGACGATGGCCGGCGCCGTGCTGCACGACTGGGTCCCCGACCTTGCCGCCGAGAACCTCGTGGCGAGCCCCGGGCACCGCGGACCCGTCCCGCTCGGGCTGCGGGACCCGGACCGGGGGTATGCCGTCCGCGGCACCGACGAGGCGACGCGCGTCGTGGGCGAGGTCGTGCTGGAGGACGGCCTGGCCGCGCTCGACGCCGGCTGCGCCCGGGTGGGGCCGGTGTCGGCGCAGGTGCTGCGGTCCAACTCGGCGTCGAGCCTGGTCGGGGCGGCCCGGGTGCTCAGCGCCCTGCGACCGGCTGCCGCCACCTCCGCCTGGGCGCTGGCGCGGGCGCTGTTGGGACACCCCGGGCTCGCGCCCGGGGGACGCGTGGTCGAGCGGGCCGGGCTGCCCGAGGGCACCGGCGGGGCCATGCAGCAGCCCGAGGAGGCCTTCCTGCGCCGCGGCTGCTGCCTGTTCGACCGGCTGCCGGGCCATGGGCTCTGCCCCGACTGCGTGCGCGCCGAGCGCCGCCCCGACCTGGTGACGCCGGGCCACTGA